The Gemmatimonadaceae bacterium genome segment GCGACCAATGCCTTGGAACCACACTGAGTGCAGCGGAGGTAGGCCATAGGGATGAGGCGGCCGAAGCAACCGTGGAAGAGTGGAGAGCGCCCAATCGGTGACGCTCGAATGCCAACGGCGTAACGATCGGCAGTGGTTCGGTCTGCCGCTACGTGAGACCGGGCAAGCCTTCGTGTGGGTTGCGTATCGGATTAATTGGTCGGGGTTTAGCGTCCGCGACCGGCGACGCTTTCCGCTTTTGAGAATACCAGTGGTCCCGAGCAACCAGCGCCCGTCGGTGCCGTGACGTAACCTCCAGCAGTACGACCGACGATTCCCCAGTCCCCTGCTCGTGATCCCATCCCTGCTGTCTGGAGCGGCCGTGGCCGCCGCCCTCCTTGGCGCCGCCCTCCCGACCACCGTTCCGGCCTCACCAGGGGCGTCACGAGGGGCGTCACGAGGGGCGTCACGAGAGGCGTCACCAGAAGCGCCGCCGGGGGGTGTCTTTCACGGGCGTCAGGGGGCGACGCAGGTCCCGCTCCCCCGTCAGGAGGCTACCGTCACGGTGGACGGTCGGCTCGACGAAGGGGTCTGGAAGAATGCCGCGACGCTGACCGGGTTCTCGCAGTTCTTTCCCAATGACGGCGTGCCGGCGCGCGACAGCACCGAGGTGCTGGTCTGGTACTCGGGTACGGCGTTGCATGTGGGGATCCGGGCGTTCGCCGCACCGGGCATCGTGCGTGCGACGCTCGCCGACCGCGACAAGATCAGTCAGGACGACAACATCCAGCTGTTTCTCGGCACCTACAACGACAGCCGGCAGGCGCTGGTCTTTTCGGTGAACCCGTTGGGGATCCAGAGCGACGGCGTCCTCACCGAGACGGGCGCCGCGACCACCGGCGGCTTTCTGGCCAATACGTCGCGCGCCCGCGAAACGCCCGATCTGGCGCCCGACTATGTGTGGCAGTCGAAGGGGCGCGTCACCGAGACGGGCTACGAAGTCGAGCTGGTGATCCCCTTCAAGAGCCTGCGCTATCGGGCGGCGGATGTGCAGACCTGGCAGTTGAATGTCGTGCGCACCGTGCAGGCCACCGGCTTCGAGGAAACGTGGGCGCCGGCGCGGCGCGCGAGCGCCAGCTTTCTGGCGCAGAGTGGTACGCTGACGGGACTCACGAACCTGCAACGTGGGCTGACGGTGGATCTGATTCCGACGATCACGTCGAGCGCAAACGGCGCACCGGGTCCCGTCGCCGGCACGTGGCGCTATACGAGCAAGCGCCCGGAGATCGGCGGCAGCGCCCGCTGGGGGATCACCAGCAACCTGACGCTCGCCGCCACCGCCAATCCCGACTTTTCGCAGGTCGAAGCCGACGCGACGCAATACTCACTCGACCCGCGCGCGGCCGTGTTCTATCCCGAGCGGCGCCCGTTCTTTCTCGAGAGTCAGGAACAGTTCACGGCGCCGAATCGCCTGATCTACACCCGCCGGATCTCGCAGCCGACCTTTTCGACCAAGCTCACCGGCAAGCACGGTGGCTTCGACATTGGCGTGCTGACGGCCGTGGATGATCAGGCCGCCTCGGCCACGGGGCAGCATTCGCCCTTCTACAACATCCTCCGGCTGCAACGCGATCTCGGGAAACAGAGCCGCGCCGGCGTGGTGTACACCGACAAGATCGACGGCGATCAGTGGAATCGCGTCCTCGGGGCGGACGGACGCCTCGTGCGCGGCGTGTGGGGGCTCCAGGGACAGGTGGCCCGGAGCTTCACGGGCACGGACACCAGCAGCCGTCAGGCGCCCCTCTGGGATGCCTCCCTGGTGCGCAACGGTCGCGCCTTCTACGCCCGCTATTCGGGCAGTGGCATCAGCCGCGACTTCGATGCGCAATCCGGTTTCATCTCGCGCACGAACGTGGCGGTGTTCAATGCGACCCATCGTCTGAATCTGTTCGGCAAGCCCGGGGCGCTGGTCGAGCTGTTCAGCCCCGAGATCTATCTCATGGCGCGGTACCGCTACGATGACCTGGTCGCCCGTCGCCCGTCACAGGATCAGCAACTGCACTTGCGCAGCAACACCCGCTTTCGTGGCGGATGGTCGCTCGGCGCGCAGATCCTGCGCGAGGAGTTCGGGTACGATCGCGAGCTGTACGCCAACTACGTGTATCTGCGGCCGCGGACGGGCGGCGTGGACACGGTGTCGTACACCGGCACGGCCCACCTTCCCAATCTCGACTACGTCGTGTCCGTGGCCACGCCGGAGTTCAAGCGGTTCAGCTATAACGTCGTGACCATTTGGGGGCAGGACGAAAACTTCCAGGAGTGGAGCTCGGCCAAAATCCTGAACCTGCAGAACACGCTCACCCTACGGCCAACCGAGCAACTGCGAGCGTCGGCGACCTGGATCTATGAGCTGTTCGATCGCAAGAGTGACGGCACGCGCGTCCTGATGCGCAGCACCCCGCGCGTCCGGGTCGAGTATCAATTGACCCGCCAGATCTTCTTCCGCACCATCGGCGAGTACGCCATCCTGCGTCAGGACTCCTTGCGCGACGACTCCCGCACGAACCTGCCGGTGTACGTGCGCACGGCGCGCGGCACATTGGTGCGGCAGAGTGCCTTCGAACGCACCCGCGCGCGCCTCGATCTGCTCTTCTCCTACCTGCCCACGCCGGGGACGGTCTTCTACGTGGGCTACGGGGATGCGCTGCGCGCCGATGAACCGAGTGGGCCGCGCACCGTGCAGCGCTCCCGCGACGTATTCTTCGCCAAGCTCAGTTATCTGTTCCGGCTGCAATAGCGATCGTTCGGCACCGCCGGCGCGGTCCTACGCGTCACCGCGCCCCACGACGGGCCGGCCCACCGCGGCAGGCTCGTCGTCTGACGGCCGATGCCACACTACCCCCTGCTCGTTGCTGAACAGCGGCAGGACCGTCCCGCGCGGTGCACGCGAGTATGCCAGTGGCCGTTGCACCCACCAGAGGCTGCCGCCCACCGTCGCGGCGAGCACGGCCATGAGCAGCAGGGCCGAGAAGATCAGCGTGTACGACATACCCTGAGGGGAGGCAACTTCCATTCCCCGTCCGCCCCGCGGGCGTGATCGCCGCCACGATCAGCGGCGCGCGCGCCACGTGGCGATGCCGTAAATGCGACACGGGGGCAACGCCGAAGCGCTGCCCCCGTGTCGTTTACAGCAGGAAGCCGTTCAGGGCTTCCGGTCGATGCACCCCTTGAAGTTGGGGTTGTTCTCTTCCGGCTGCGTGATCGGCAGGTTCACATCCGTCCCGTAGGTGCCGCCCTTGTAATGCACGCCCTGCGGGAAGGTGTTGGCCTCGGTGCGGCCGTACTGATTGATGAGGCGGCGCATGTCGCCCAACCGCTGACCGCGGCCGAACGTCCAGAACGCCTTCTCACGGAACTGCAGGTTCACGCGCGCCGCATCGGTCCCCGGATCCGTCAGCGCCGGCATC includes the following:
- a CDS encoding carbohydrate binding family 9 domain-containing protein translates to MAAALLGAALPTTVPASPGASRGASRGASREASPEAPPGGVFHGRQGATQVPLPRQEATVTVDGRLDEGVWKNAATLTGFSQFFPNDGVPARDSTEVLVWYSGTALHVGIRAFAAPGIVRATLADRDKISQDDNIQLFLGTYNDSRQALVFSVNPLGIQSDGVLTETGAATTGGFLANTSRARETPDLAPDYVWQSKGRVTETGYEVELVIPFKSLRYRAADVQTWQLNVVRTVQATGFEETWAPARRASASFLAQSGTLTGLTNLQRGLTVDLIPTITSSANGAPGPVAGTWRYTSKRPEIGGSARWGITSNLTLAATANPDFSQVEADATQYSLDPRAAVFYPERRPFFLESQEQFTAPNRLIYTRRISQPTFSTKLTGKHGGFDIGVLTAVDDQAASATGQHSPFYNILRLQRDLGKQSRAGVVYTDKIDGDQWNRVLGADGRLVRGVWGLQGQVARSFTGTDTSSRQAPLWDASLVRNGRAFYARYSGSGISRDFDAQSGFISRTNVAVFNATHRLNLFGKPGALVELFSPEIYLMARYRYDDLVARRPSQDQQLHLRSNTRFRGGWSLGAQILREEFGYDRELYANYVYLRPRTGGVDTVSYTGTAHLPNLDYVVSVATPEFKRFSYNVVTIWGQDENFQEWSSAKILNLQNTLTLRPTEQLRASATWIYELFDRKSDGTRVLMRSTPRVRVEYQLTRQIFFRTIGEYAILRQDSLRDDSRTNLPVYVRTARGTLVRQSAFERTRARLDLLFSYLPTPGTVFYVGYGDALRADEPSGPRTVQRSRDVFFAKLSYLFRLQ